Proteins encoded within one genomic window of Paraglaciecola psychrophila 170:
- the uxaC gene encoding glucuronate isomerase, with the protein MIKKLVLHPDRLFSSDENIRNVARVLYQKVKDLPIISPHGHTDPSWFSQNTAFENATELLIKPDHYVFRMLYSQGIALEDLGISTTENTEVETDSRKIWHILAKNYYLYRGTPSRMWLDTVFFEVFNFEVVLSEETADHYYDTINAALATDAFKPRALFDRFKIECLSTTESPLNDLAEHKAINDSDWNGRVISGYRPDPVVDPEYEGFVSAVKHFGEITDEDTSTFSGYLSAHRKRRTYFKAAGVTSTDHGHPTAQTAYLVKAEIEALYAIVISGKASPEQAELFRAHMLTEMAAMSIEDGLVMQIHPGVYRNHNQGVFKQFGRDKGADIPLQTSFVEQLKPLLDKYGTNPELTLILFTLDETAYSRELAPLAGHYPCLRLGPPWWFHDSPEGMRRFRQQTTETAGFYNTVGFNDDTRAFLSIPARHDVARRMDCNWLAELVCDHRLELDEAEELAVELAYTLAKKAYKL; encoded by the coding sequence ATGATAAAAAAATTAGTATTACATCCTGATAGATTGTTTTCATCCGATGAAAATATCCGAAATGTTGCTCGGGTTTTGTATCAAAAGGTCAAAGACTTACCGATTATTAGTCCTCATGGTCATACAGACCCATCATGGTTTTCACAAAATACCGCGTTTGAAAATGCTACTGAGTTGCTAATCAAGCCTGATCATTATGTATTTCGTATGTTGTATAGTCAGGGCATCGCATTAGAAGATTTGGGTATTTCAACTACAGAGAATACCGAGGTTGAAACTGATAGCAGAAAAATTTGGCATATATTAGCCAAAAATTATTATCTCTACCGCGGTACTCCATCGAGAATGTGGCTCGACACGGTGTTCTTTGAAGTGTTTAACTTTGAAGTTGTGTTGTCAGAAGAAACGGCCGATCATTATTACGATACAATTAATGCGGCGCTAGCAACCGATGCTTTTAAGCCACGCGCCTTGTTTGACCGCTTTAAAATAGAATGCCTTTCTACCACTGAGTCACCTCTAAATGATCTTGCTGAGCATAAAGCTATTAATGACAGTGACTGGAATGGTCGAGTCATTTCTGGGTATCGGCCCGATCCTGTTGTGGATCCTGAGTATGAAGGCTTTGTTAGTGCTGTTAAACATTTTGGTGAAATAACCGATGAAGATACTTCAACATTTTCTGGTTACTTATCAGCCCATCGAAAAAGACGGACTTATTTTAAAGCAGCCGGCGTAACGTCAACAGATCATGGTCACCCAACTGCTCAAACGGCTTATCTAGTAAAAGCTGAAATAGAAGCTTTATATGCCATTGTTATTTCAGGTAAAGCATCACCAGAACAAGCTGAACTTTTTCGTGCTCATATGTTGACAGAAATGGCAGCCATGAGTATAGAAGATGGTTTAGTGATGCAAATACACCCAGGCGTTTATCGCAATCATAATCAAGGTGTTTTTAAGCAGTTTGGTCGCGATAAAGGCGCTGATATCCCTCTTCAAACGAGTTTCGTTGAACAGCTTAAACCGTTGCTTGATAAATATGGCACTAACCCTGAACTCACGCTCATTTTATTTACCTTAGATGAAACAGCTTATAGCCGTGAGCTAGCGCCTTTAGCAGGACATTACCCTTGTTTACGTTTAGGACCTCCTTGGTGGTTTCATGATAGCCCTGAGGGGATGCGTCGATTTCGTCAACAAACAACCGAAACTGCGGGTTTTTATAATACCGTTGGTTTTAATGATGATACTCGTGCTTTTTTATCTATTCCGGCTCGTCATGACGTAGCCAGAAGAATGGATTGTAACTGGCTTGCTGAATTAGTGTGTGATCATCGCTTAGAGCTTGACGAAGCAGAAGAACTTGCTGTTGAGTTAGCGTACACACTGGCAAAGAAAGCTTATAAATTATAA
- a CDS encoding DDE-type integrase/transposase/recombinase — translation MQNTNIYPGYRYPPQIISHAVWLYHRFTLSFSDIEELLAARGINVSYETVRNWCYKFGQRYCSKIRKNRGRLGDTWYLDEVFIKINGVLHYLWRAVDQDGDEIDILVQKRKDKHAKELIPGVEHSTQHYENNRYELSHQPSRQQERQMRKFKSQGQAQRFLSCHGVVNNLFRLGRHLMKANNYRFIRDKSFIEWNRASYVQNLA, via the coding sequence ATGCAAAATACCAATATTTATCCCGGATATCGCTATCCACCCCAAATAATCAGTCACGCTGTGTGGCTTTATCATAGATTTACACTTAGCTTCAGTGACATCGAAGAGTTACTGGCAGCAAGGGGCATTAATGTCAGTTACGAAACTGTCAGAAATTGGTGTTATAAATTCGGGCAAAGGTACTGCAGTAAAATCAGGAAGAACCGTGGACGATTAGGTGATACTTGGTATCTTGATGAGGTATTTATCAAGATCAACGGTGTTCTGCATTATCTTTGGCGGGCAGTAGATCAAGATGGCGATGAAATCGATATTCTCGTTCAAAAACGTAAGGATAAACATGCGAAAGAGCTGATACCCGGTGTAGAACACTCCACCCAGCACTACGAAAACAACCGATATGAATTATCTCATCAACCTAGTCGACAACAGGAAAGGCAGATGAGGAAATTTAAATCCCAAGGTCAGGCTCAACGATTTCTCTCCTGTCATGGAGTGGTTAATAATCTGTTTAGGCTTGGTCGCCATTTAATGAAAGCGAATAATTATAGATTTATCCGTGACAAATCGTTTATTGAATGGAACAGGGCGAGTTATGTCCAAAATTTGGCATAG
- a CDS encoding XylR family transcriptional regulator — MKYSRLSGQENRQYSISLLFNANKVYDRQVIEGIGHYLQSTKVDWDVYLEEDCLARLNNLDNWEVDGIIADFDDPHMQAALTDLDIPVIGVGGSYQCAADYPDVPYVATDNQAVVNCAYQHLKKKGLQRFAFYGLPPDKEHRWALERERAIVNLCEKDGFSCSVYRGYKTQPDTWQHSMNRLADWIESLPLPIGVIAVTDARARHLLQACDKNSRLVPDQVSIVGIDDDDIARNLSRVSLSSVSQGCFDMGFQAAKLLHRQLNRQITKKSPDQKSTPAPRVLVPPMGIIQRQSTDFKALQDTYVIQAMHYVRQHACRGIKVEQVINYVGISRSNLEQRFVQECGHSIHTEIHNEKLNRACKMLAETDSELAEIANSCGYPSIQYLYAVFKKHFGQTPKQYKRDILQS; from the coding sequence GTGAAATACAGCAGACTGAGTGGCCAAGAAAACAGGCAATATAGTATTAGTTTGTTGTTTAATGCTAATAAGGTTTACGACCGTCAAGTAATAGAAGGTATAGGTCACTATTTACAATCTACAAAAGTCGATTGGGATGTATACCTTGAAGAAGACTGCTTGGCTCGCCTAAACAATTTAGATAATTGGGAAGTGGATGGGATCATTGCGGATTTTGATGATCCGCATATGCAAGCGGCACTAACTGACTTAGATATTCCAGTGATTGGGGTGGGAGGGTCATATCAATGCGCAGCCGATTACCCAGATGTACCCTATGTCGCCACCGACAATCAAGCTGTGGTCAATTGTGCTTATCAACACCTTAAGAAAAAAGGCCTGCAACGCTTCGCTTTTTATGGTTTGCCACCAGATAAAGAACATCGCTGGGCCCTAGAGCGTGAAAGAGCCATTGTTAATTTGTGTGAAAAAGACGGTTTTAGTTGTTCTGTGTATCGTGGTTATAAAACTCAGCCTGATACTTGGCAGCATAGTATGAATAGACTTGCTGACTGGATTGAAAGTTTGCCTTTACCTATTGGTGTCATCGCTGTCACCGATGCTAGGGCTAGACATTTACTGCAGGCCTGTGATAAGAACAGTCGATTGGTGCCCGATCAAGTTTCAATTGTGGGCATAGATGATGACGATATTGCTCGTAACTTAAGTCGGGTGAGTTTAAGTTCAGTCAGCCAAGGTTGTTTTGATATGGGCTTTCAAGCTGCAAAATTGTTACATCGACAACTTAATCGGCAAATAACAAAAAAGTCACCTGACCAAAAATCAACACCAGCGCCTAGAGTCCTTGTACCGCCAATGGGGATAATTCAGCGTCAATCGACTGATTTTAAAGCACTACAAGATACTTATGTGATCCAAGCTATGCACTACGTTCGCCAACATGCTTGTCGTGGAATTAAAGTAGAGCAAGTGATTAATTATGTTGGAATATCTCGCTCAAATTTGGAACAACGATTTGTACAAGAATGCGGTCACAGCATTCATACTGAAATCCATAATGAAAAGCTAAATAGAGCCTGTAAAATGTTAGCCGAGACCGATTCCGAATTAGCAGAAATTGCCAATTCATGCGGTTACCCCTCAATTCAATATTTATATGCCGTATTTAAAAAGCACTTTGGACAAACTCCAAAACAATACAAACGTGACATATTACAAAGCTAA
- a CDS encoding sugar kinase, whose amino-acid sequence MFSFIMVSLRQLISLGVYFKASIERGFMTDIAIIGEVMLELSPLSDKNFALGVSGDTYNSACTLAGLGINTTYITSLGDGKSANIVRHDAVQRGVNLLEPKTVINKSPGLYMINNDATGERFFDYWRSDSAANYLFNNEELFIPLLKQIASHNYVYFSGITLAIMSEMCRTKFSQFLVNYRNQGGKVIFDPNYRPKLWSDKATAIKAIKAILMYVDIYLPGFEEEEILFNTTSVDDATRRLFNISANEVVIKNGSQNCLLITRGDVERVEITPSTNVLDTTGAGDNFNGGYIGARLTGLSAIDSIKFAAKAASQILTIRGGVLHVEQLLVLKENLARMINSTEKQPK is encoded by the coding sequence TTGTTTTCGTTTATTATGGTTAGCTTAAGACAACTTATAAGTTTAGGTGTCTATTTTAAAGCATCAATTGAGAGGGGATTTATGACGGATATAGCTATCATTGGTGAGGTTATGCTTGAGCTTTCTCCCTTAAGTGATAAAAATTTTGCATTGGGCGTTTCTGGCGATACCTATAACTCAGCGTGTACACTTGCTGGGCTAGGTATAAACACAACTTATATAACCAGTTTAGGAGACGGTAAATCGGCAAATATTGTTCGTCATGACGCAGTTCAACGAGGCGTTAATTTACTTGAGCCAAAAACAGTAATAAACAAATCACCAGGTCTTTACATGATAAATAACGATGCAACTGGTGAGCGTTTTTTTGACTATTGGCGTAGTGATTCTGCGGCCAACTATTTATTTAATAATGAAGAACTATTCATTCCATTGTTAAAACAAATTGCAAGTCACAATTATGTATATTTTTCTGGCATCACACTGGCAATAATGAGTGAAATGTGTCGAACGAAATTCTCACAGTTTTTGGTGAATTATAGAAATCAGGGTGGAAAAGTTATTTTTGACCCTAATTATCGACCTAAATTATGGTCAGACAAAGCGACGGCAATTAAAGCTATTAAAGCAATACTCATGTATGTCGATATCTATTTGCCTGGGTTTGAGGAAGAGGAAATCCTCTTTAACACCACTTCAGTTGACGATGCAACTCGACGCTTATTCAACATTTCAGCCAACGAGGTAGTGATTAAAAATGGCTCTCAAAATTGCTTATTAATTACCCGTGGTGACGTTGAACGTGTTGAGATTACACCATCAACTAATGTTCTTGATACTACCGGGGCAGGCGATAACTTTAATGGTGGCTATATTGGTGCTCGATTAACAGGCCTTTCAGCAATTGATTCGATAAAATTTGCAGCCAAAGCGGCTTCGCAAATATTAACGATAAGAGGAGGCGTTTTACACGTTGAACAATTATTAGTGTTAAAAGAAAACTTAGCTCGCATGATAAATTCAACAGAGAAACAACCGAAATGA
- the uxuA gene encoding mannonate dehydratase translates to MREAWRWFGPNDPVTIEDIRQTGATDIVSALHSVPTGEIWPLDKISTHKKLIEQDNKPHSSLVWSVVESIPVHEDIKMGRDNHQRYVDNWITSMENLAKCGIKTVCYNFMPVIDWTRTDLKYQLPNGGYALRFDQQKFAAFDLFILQRSNAEDDYSVKELADAKLTFEAMSDEDKTLLTQNIIAGLPGKMTDAYTIDNFRDMLANYKDINKDVLRKNLFSFLSQVLPIAEQFGVKLAIHPDDPPRDMLGLPRIICTSEDLDILFTSLPSPANGITLCVGTYGSRPDNDLPAMAKRYGSRIHFAHLRGVSRDEDEQRSFYEAEHLESDVDMVSVISALLAEEKLRNGAEGNGEIFIRPDHGHQILDDLNKQGNPGYSCIGRLKGLAEIRGVIKALKANL, encoded by the coding sequence ATGCGTGAAGCTTGGAGATGGTTTGGTCCTAATGATCCTGTAACAATTGAGGACATCAGACAAACTGGAGCGACAGATATTGTTAGTGCTTTACACTCTGTACCTACGGGTGAAATTTGGCCTTTAGACAAAATTAGTACTCATAAGAAATTAATTGAACAAGATAACAAACCTCATTCATCTTTAGTGTGGTCAGTTGTGGAAAGCATACCTGTTCATGAAGATATAAAAATGGGTCGTGATAACCATCAACGCTATGTTGATAATTGGATAACATCAATGGAAAACTTAGCGAAATGTGGTATAAAAACAGTTTGTTATAATTTTATGCCCGTTATTGATTGGACGCGCACAGATTTAAAATATCAGCTTCCTAATGGTGGTTACGCCCTAAGGTTTGATCAGCAAAAGTTTGCAGCATTTGATTTGTTCATCTTACAACGTAGTAACGCTGAAGACGATTATTCAGTAAAAGAGTTAGCAGACGCAAAATTAACATTCGAAGCCATGTCGGATGAAGATAAAACACTGTTAACACAAAATATTATTGCTGGTTTACCGGGTAAGATGACTGATGCATACACCATAGATAACTTTCGGGATATGCTGGCAAACTATAAAGATATTAACAAAGATGTTTTAAGAAAAAATTTATTTTCCTTCTTGTCACAAGTATTACCAATAGCGGAACAATTTGGGGTTAAATTAGCAATACATCCTGATGACCCACCAAGAGACATGTTAGGTTTACCACGTATTATTTGTACCTCAGAAGACCTAGATATCCTTTTTACTTCGCTACCAAGCCCAGCTAATGGCATCACCTTATGTGTGGGAACTTATGGTAGTCGCCCAGATAATGATTTACCAGCCATGGCTAAGCGGTATGGCTCACGTATTCATTTTGCTCATTTAAGAGGAGTGAGTAGAGATGAAGATGAGCAACGTTCTTTTTATGAAGCCGAACATCTAGAAAGTGATGTCGATATGGTGAGCGTAATTTCAGCTTTATTGGCGGAAGAAAAATTGCGCAATGGAGCAGAAGGTAATGGTGAAATATTTATTCGCCCCGATCATGGTCACCAAATATTAGACGACCTTAATAAACAAGGTAATCCAGGGTATTCTTGTATTGGTCGCTTAAAAGGCTTAGCTGAAATACGCGGTGTCATTAAAGCATTAAAGGCTAATTTATGA
- a CDS encoding mannitol dehydrogenase family protein — protein sequence MNTMKLSQKTLAAIANKSKISIPNYDRENTEIGIVHLGPGAFHRAHQAVYTENVMNLSGGNWGICGVSLHSATARDVLTEQDNLYTLAILDKNISYQVIGAIKEILVASQQIDEVIARMSAVSTKLVTLTITEKGYCLANDGSLDLNHEDIKHDLSNPTKPVSAIGFIVESLKQRKLDGVNAFNILSCDNVTGNGEKLRRAVLDYAAQIDGSLRVWIEANVFFPNTMVDSITPKTESYTIESVSKAIGAQDNWPIQREEFSQWIIDNNWQGERPDWEQVGVIFTDDVEGFEKAKLRLLNCLHSTLAYTGSLAGLVTIFDVISDKGFYQFICKLATDEIIGSFIPPKELDIKAYGNQIIQRFLNPSIRHLLAQIAWDGSQKLQMRLLPIIRDNIKLSRSTELLCFSLASWFEFICESVKNNKEIVDPMAGFFITMAEIHSDDVSEIIESFLSIEPIFGEDLINNLIIKEQLINSLTKIRNCPKKQLSSLIESL from the coding sequence ATGAATACAATGAAATTATCTCAAAAAACATTAGCGGCAATAGCAAATAAATCAAAAATTTCAATTCCAAATTACGATAGAGAAAATACCGAGATAGGTATAGTTCACTTAGGTCCTGGAGCTTTTCATCGAGCACATCAAGCAGTTTACACTGAAAATGTGATGAATTTATCGGGTGGAAATTGGGGGATTTGTGGGGTTTCACTACATAGTGCTACCGCACGAGATGTTCTAACCGAGCAAGATAATTTATATACTCTCGCTATTTTAGATAAAAACATAAGCTATCAGGTCATTGGGGCAATAAAAGAAATTTTAGTTGCTAGCCAACAAATTGATGAAGTTATCGCTCGTATGTCTGCGGTAAGCACTAAACTTGTCACCCTTACGATTACGGAAAAAGGATATTGTTTAGCGAATGACGGCTCTCTAGATTTAAACCATGAAGATATCAAACATGACTTAAGCAACCCAACAAAGCCAGTCAGCGCCATTGGCTTTATTGTAGAGTCACTTAAACAAAGAAAACTAGATGGTGTTAATGCCTTTAATATACTCAGCTGTGATAATGTTACTGGAAATGGTGAAAAACTTAGACGCGCGGTTTTAGATTATGCCGCTCAAATTGATGGGAGCTTGAGAGTATGGATTGAAGCTAATGTCTTTTTTCCAAATACAATGGTTGATAGCATTACTCCTAAAACTGAAAGTTATACTATTGAATCTGTATCAAAGGCCATTGGTGCCCAAGACAATTGGCCGATACAAAGAGAAGAGTTCAGTCAATGGATTATAGATAATAACTGGCAAGGTGAACGACCTGATTGGGAACAAGTAGGAGTCATATTTACTGATGACGTAGAAGGCTTTGAAAAGGCTAAATTAAGATTACTGAACTGCTTGCATTCAACACTCGCCTACACAGGTTCGTTAGCCGGTTTAGTTACTATATTTGATGTCATAAGCGATAAAGGCTTCTATCAATTTATTTGCAAGCTTGCTACTGATGAAATTATTGGTTCATTTATTCCGCCAAAAGAACTGGATATAAAAGCATACGGTAACCAAATTATTCAACGTTTTTTAAATCCGTCTATTCGTCATTTATTGGCACAAATCGCTTGGGATGGCTCTCAGAAATTACAAATGCGTCTGTTACCGATAATTCGTGACAATATTAAACTTAGTCGTTCAACTGAATTGCTATGTTTTTCATTAGCTAGTTGGTTTGAGTTTATTTGCGAATCAGTAAAAAATAACAAAGAAATAGTTGATCCTATGGCTGGTTTTTTTATCACAATGGCTGAAATCCATAGTGATGATGTATCTGAAATCATTGAAAGTTTTTTATCGATTGAACCTATTTTTGGTGAAGATTTAATTAATAATTTAATTATTAAAGAACAACTAATCAATAGTTTAACAAAAATACGAAATTGCCCTAAAAAGCAGCTTAGCTCACTAATTGAATCACTTTAA
- the xylA gene encoding xylose isomerase, with product MTTYFDSIPSIQFEGTESVNPLAFHHYDASQVVLGKTMAEHLRFAACYWHNFCWDGADVFGQGTFGRPWLKPGDPMQRAKQKADVAFEFFSKLNIPYYCFHDIDVSPEGDSINDYVNNFSAMVDVLEQKQSETGLKLLWGTANLFSNPRYAAGGASNPNPDVFSYGATQVCHAMNATKRLGGENYVLWGGREGYESLLNTDLRQEREQLGRFFTMVAEHKHKIGFKGALLIEPKPQEPTKHQYDYDTATVYGFLKQFGLEQEFKVNIEANHATLAGHSFHHEIATAISLGLFGSIDANRGDAQNGWDTDQFPTEVEELSLVMYEILKSGGFTTGGLNFDCKLRRQSSDPADLFHGHIGGMDHMALALKKAAAILENDFIADKISQRYEGWGQKFGQSILSGQQSLETLTSHTVSNNLQPKHVSGQQELMENKVNRILYG from the coding sequence ATGACCACTTATTTTGATTCCATACCCAGTATTCAATTTGAAGGCACTGAGTCTGTCAACCCTCTAGCTTTTCATCATTACGACGCCAGCCAAGTTGTGCTTGGCAAAACTATGGCTGAACATCTTCGTTTTGCCGCCTGTTACTGGCACAACTTTTGTTGGGACGGAGCAGATGTATTTGGTCAAGGCACCTTTGGCAGACCATGGCTGAAACCTGGCGATCCTATGCAAAGGGCTAAACAAAAGGCGGATGTTGCCTTTGAATTTTTTAGCAAACTCAATATCCCCTACTACTGCTTCCACGATATCGATGTGTCCCCTGAAGGTGACAGTATTAACGATTACGTTAACAACTTTTCGGCGATGGTCGATGTACTCGAACAAAAACAATCTGAAACCGGTTTAAAACTGCTTTGGGGAACAGCTAACTTATTCAGTAACCCAAGATACGCAGCAGGTGGCGCGTCTAACCCAAATCCAGATGTATTTAGTTATGGTGCAACCCAAGTGTGCCATGCGATGAATGCCACCAAACGATTGGGCGGTGAAAACTACGTATTATGGGGTGGACGTGAAGGTTATGAAAGCCTACTCAACACCGACCTACGTCAAGAGCGCGAGCAGCTAGGTCGCTTCTTTACTATGGTTGCTGAGCATAAACACAAGATTGGTTTTAAAGGTGCATTATTAATTGAGCCAAAACCTCAAGAGCCGACTAAGCACCAATACGACTACGACACCGCCACCGTTTATGGATTTCTGAAACAGTTTGGATTAGAGCAAGAATTCAAAGTGAATATTGAAGCTAACCACGCTACCTTAGCAGGCCACTCATTTCATCATGAGATTGCTACAGCTATATCCTTAGGCCTATTCGGTAGTATCGACGCTAACCGCGGTGATGCACAAAATGGCTGGGATACTGATCAATTTCCTACTGAAGTCGAAGAGCTTAGTTTAGTCATGTATGAAATTCTTAAGTCGGGTGGTTTTACCACTGGTGGTTTGAACTTTGATTGTAAATTACGCCGTCAAAGTAGTGATCCAGCAGATTTATTCCACGGACACATTGGTGGCATGGATCACATGGCTTTAGCCCTTAAAAAGGCAGCAGCAATATTAGAAAATGATTTCATTGCAGACAAAATATCACAACGTTATGAGGGATGGGGTCAAAAATTCGGCCAGTCTATTTTAAGCGGTCAGCAAAGCCTTGAAACCCTTACTAGTCATACAGTGAGTAATAATTTGCAACCCAAACATGTTAGTGGCCAACAAGAGTTAATGGAAAACAAAGTTAATCGCATTTTATACGGTTAA
- a CDS encoding FadR/GntR family transcriptional regulator codes for MKLSSGREPRLYQQIAGKLVTLIESGEYTVGMRLPAERELAAMFKVSRPTIREAVIALELECIIEVRMGSGVYVIENSKDKIRFSDKDVGPFELTEARVLIEGEAAALAATMITDEELVSLAESLDEMACENNNDMDTHEAADKKFHMIIAQATNNSAITSVIEELWDERERSPLTKRMYEKVRNSGVKPCVDEHRKVYEALKAHDAQAARNLMRAHLLRVIDGILEATEIEAVEAARNQTLKSRERFSKARKLS; via the coding sequence ATGAAGTTATCATCAGGTAGGGAACCACGGCTTTATCAACAAATAGCTGGGAAATTGGTTACTTTAATTGAATCTGGTGAATATACCGTTGGTATGCGTTTACCCGCTGAGCGAGAACTTGCGGCAATGTTTAAAGTCAGTCGGCCAACAATCCGGGAAGCGGTTATCGCTCTCGAATTAGAGTGTATTATAGAAGTTCGTATGGGCTCTGGTGTTTATGTTATTGAAAATAGTAAGGATAAAATCCGGTTTTCTGATAAAGATGTTGGTCCATTTGAATTAACCGAAGCACGAGTATTAATTGAAGGTGAAGCTGCAGCACTTGCTGCAACAATGATCACTGATGAGGAGTTAGTATCGCTCGCTGAAAGTTTAGATGAAATGGCGTGCGAAAATAATAATGATATGGATACGCACGAAGCTGCAGATAAAAAATTCCATATGATCATTGCACAGGCAACCAATAATAGCGCTATTACTTCTGTTATCGAAGAACTTTGGGATGAGCGCGAACGATCTCCCTTAACTAAACGTATGTATGAAAAAGTACGAAATAGTGGAGTAAAACCTTGTGTTGACGAACATCGAAAAGTCTACGAAGCGTTAAAAGCCCATGATGCTCAAGCTGCTCGTAATTTGATGCGTGCACATCTACTGCGCGTAATAGATGGTATTTTAGAAGCTACAGAAATTGAAGCGGTTGAAGCGGCTCGAAATCAAACGCTTAAGAGTCGTGAAAGGTTTAGTAAAGCGCGTAAACTTAGCTAA
- the xylB gene encoding xylulokinase has product MYLGIDLGTSGIKVIITNPEGQIVDSQSAELMVSRPQALWSEQNPADWWTAFCKVMDDLSSRPYLSQVKAIGLSGQMHGATLLDKNGEVIRPAILWNDGRSAKECEELEQAVQNSRETTGNIMMPGFTAPKLLWAKHHEAENFARIAKVLLPKDYLRWLLTGDFATDMSDAAGTLWLNTKKRIWDIEMLAACGLNLAHMPQLFEGNQITGVLQSDIASRWGLSTVPVIAGAGDNAAGAIGVGLVEPGQGMISLGTSGVYFVVTDHFSQQAELAVHSFCHALPERWHLMSVMLSAASCLDWFAKQVVEEDIGRLLEQLENNPVDQKTAPYYLPYLSGERTPHNDPLAQGAFIGLTHDTGKLDMLHAVLEGVCFAFADGVDALHQSGTKATEITVIGGGAQSAYWRQLMADVLKTKITFRHGGEVGPALGAARLAHLAMQPELSIEQICPQPEALQIHTPNTATQKIFEQRLAVYRKTYSQLRTIFNKEIL; this is encoded by the coding sequence ATGTATTTAGGTATTGATTTAGGCACGTCAGGGATTAAAGTCATTATTACCAATCCCGAAGGACAGATCGTTGATTCACAATCGGCTGAGCTAATGGTATCTCGACCACAAGCATTATGGTCTGAACAAAACCCAGCCGACTGGTGGACAGCCTTTTGTAAGGTAATGGATGATTTGTCCAGTCGCCCATACTTATCTCAAGTCAAGGCAATAGGTTTGTCGGGGCAAATGCACGGCGCCACCTTACTTGACAAAAATGGTGAGGTTATCCGACCAGCGATACTCTGGAACGATGGCCGTAGCGCGAAAGAATGTGAAGAGCTTGAACAAGCAGTGCAGAATAGCCGAGAAACGACTGGCAATATAATGATGCCGGGATTTACCGCACCCAAATTACTCTGGGCTAAACATCATGAAGCCGAGAACTTCGCACGGATCGCCAAAGTACTGTTACCCAAAGACTACCTAAGGTGGTTATTGACTGGCGACTTCGCTACGGATATGTCTGACGCAGCCGGCACACTTTGGCTGAATACAAAAAAACGAATATGGGATATAGAAATGCTGGCTGCATGTGGTTTAAATTTAGCGCATATGCCGCAGCTTTTTGAAGGTAATCAAATCACAGGTGTGTTGCAATCAGACATAGCTAGCCGTTGGGGATTATCGACGGTACCTGTGATAGCAGGTGCTGGGGATAATGCTGCCGGAGCAATAGGTGTAGGCCTAGTTGAGCCCGGTCAAGGCATGATCTCTCTTGGCACATCAGGTGTTTACTTCGTCGTAACCGATCATTTCAGCCAACAAGCTGAATTGGCAGTTCACAGTTTTTGCCATGCGTTACCTGAGCGCTGGCACTTAATGTCAGTAATGTTAAGTGCTGCTAGCTGCTTAGATTGGTTTGCCAAACAGGTAGTAGAAGAGGATATCGGGCGATTACTTGAACAACTTGAAAATAACCCAGTTGATCAGAAAACCGCCCCTTACTACTTGCCCTATTTAAGTGGCGAGCGCACACCTCACAATGATCCCTTAGCCCAGGGCGCTTTCATTGGTTTAACCCACGACACAGGCAAACTCGACATGTTACATGCGGTGCTTGAAGGCGTGTGTTTTGCCTTTGCTGACGGTGTAGATGCATTACATCAGTCAGGTACCAAAGCAACTGAAATCACTGTTATTGGTGGCGGTGCACAAAGTGCCTATTGGCGACAGCTGATGGCAGATGTATTAAAGACAAAAATCACCTTTAGACATGGAGGCGAAGTTGGCCCTGCCCTTGGCGCTGCGCGCCTCGCTCATTTAGCCATGCAACCCGAATTATCAATTGAACAGATTTGCCCGCAACCAGAAGCGCTGCAAATTCATACCCCTAACACTGCAACTCAAAAAATTTTTGAGCAACGTCTTGCTGTTTATAGAAAGACCTATTCTCAATTACGCACTATTTTTAACAAGGAAATTTTATGA